The Bradyrhizobium sp. B097 genome contains the following window.
CCAATCTGATCCGCTACAAGAAGGAGGGCTACAAGCCGGACCGCGACATCATCGTCGCGCTCGAGACCGACGAGGAGATCCTCGATGCCAACGGTCTCGGCATGCAGTGGCTGATCAAGAACCACCGCGACCTGATCGATGCCGAGTTCGCGCTCAACGAGGGCGGCGGCGTCGGCCTGAAGAACGGCAAGGCGATCCGCAACAGCGTGCAGACCAGCGAGAAGGTCTCGATCGGCTACCAGCTCACCGTGAAGGATCGCGGCGGCCACTCATCGCTGCCGCGCAAGGACAATGCGATCTATCGGCTCGCCGAAGGCCTGGTGCGGCTCTCCAAATACGACTTCCCGATGAATCTCAACGAGACGACGCGGATCTATTTCACCAAGACCGCCGAGGTCGACAAGTCGCATGCCGACGATATCAAGGCGATCCTGGCGCCGCAGCCTGACCCGGCGGCGCTGGCGCGTTTGTCGGAGAATCCCGGCTACAACGCGCAGCTCCGCACCACCTGTGTCGCGACCATGCTGGAGGGCGGCCACGCCATCAATGCGCTGCCGCAGCTGGCGACCGCCAAGGTGAATTGCCGGATCCTGCCCGGCGAGCCGGTCGAAGGCGTTCAGGCGACGATCGAGCGCGTGCTCGCCGACAAGCAGATCGAGGTGACCCCGACCGGCAAAGCCGTGCTGAGCCCGCCATCGCCCTTGAACGAAGAGATCATGGGATCGGTCGAGAAGCTGTCGAAGGAGTTCTGGCCGAATGCCGAAATCGTCCCCGTGATGAGCACCGGCGCCACCGAC
Protein-coding sequences here:
- a CDS encoding M20/M25/M40 family metallo-hydrolase, which encodes MSHKTRNMVRSLQIAAAFAPVLLVSGAGAQGLTEQQQFARGIYQELVEINTTTATGDTQKAAEAMGARLRAAGFPESDVHVFSPAPHKGNLVARLHGSGARKPILLVAHIDVVPANREDWSVDPFKLTEQDGYFYGRGSGDDKYMASAFITNLIRYKKEGYKPDRDIIVALETDEEILDANGLGMQWLIKNHRDLIDAEFALNEGGGVGLKNGKAIRNSVQTSEKVSIGYQLTVKDRGGHSSLPRKDNAIYRLAEGLVRLSKYDFPMNLNETTRIYFTKTAEVDKSHADDIKAILAPQPDPAALARLSENPGYNAQLRTTCVATMLEGGHAINALPQLATAKVNCRILPGEPVEGVQATIERVLADKQIEVTPTGKAVLSPPSPLNEEIMGSVEKLSKEFWPNAEIVPVMSTGATDGSYLRNAGIPTYGHSGLGSDVDDNRAHGKDERVLVKSFYEGEEYLYRLVKMLAGGK